A region of the Candidatus Binatus sp. genome:
TTCAAGGTGGGCGACCGTGTTCGCGTCAAGGACATGCCGAACCTGTTCTACACCCGCACCCAGATGTATGTCCGCGGTGTTGTGGGCACGGTCGCCGCTTGCACATATAAGGATATTACCCCCGAAGACGAAGCTTTCAATCGGGATGGCCGACTCGAACAATATTACATCGTTCGGTTCCGGCAGAAGGATCTTTGGCCTGAGTACCCATTCGACAACGACACGGTGCAGACCGAGTCCCCGGAGCGCTGGCTGGAGCCCGGCGATAACTGAGCTGATCGAAAAATTAGGGAAGCAAAAAAAACATGAGCCATAAACATACGCCGGGAAAAGGCGATGCTGACCAACCTCACGCGGCGCCAATGGTGGAAGAAATAACTGACTTCGAGGTTCTCGAGATTGCAGTGCGGGAACTTGCGATCGAGCACGGTCTTTTTGCCGCGGAGGATCATCGCAGGTTCACTGAGTGGACCGAGTCAATCGAACCGGCCGCGGGCTCTCGATTGGTAGCCAAGGCATGGACCGACCCAGCTTTTAAAGCTCGTGTCATGGAGGACGCCGTCAAAGCCTGCAAGGAGATCAGTATCGACTGGGCGGAACCCACCGGATTCGGCACCCCGAGCGACTACATGAATCTTCGCGTACTCGAAGATACGCCAACGCTGCATCACGTAATCGTTTGCACGCTCTGCTCGTGCTATCCGCGCCCCTTGCTCGGCATGTCGCCCGAATGGTACCGCACAACGAACTATCGGCGCAGACTAGTTCGCTGGCCACGTCAGGTCCTCGCAGAGTTCGGTTTAGTACTTCCGCCCGAGGTGGAGGTACGCGTCGAGGACTCCAACCAGAAGTGCCGCTTCATGGTCCTTCCTGTGCGCCCCGAAGGCACCGAGAATTGGACAGAGGGGCAACTTGCAGAGATCGTCACGCGCGACTGCATGATTGGCGTCGCCCTGCCGCGCCCCGGCAGGACGGCAGACGTCCATCCGGTTCAGAAGGCGCGCCGGCCCGTTCAGGGTTCGACGCATTCCGGGGAGACTACACATGAGCGTGAAGAGTGACTTTGACCTCAGCCGGGTCGCACTGCTCGAGGCCGTACGGAATGAGGGGAAGACCTGGAATGTACTTGCGCCACGTTACGGCGTTACCAATCCGAATCCACCGTGGAAAACAAGTCTCATCGCAATGTGCGACTGCCTAGCCGTTAGCGGGGCGCTCCCTACACTCGACCGGCGCCGAGCCGAGGATGAGCTTGCAGAGTCCGTGTATAGCGACGTTCCTGCGCCAGAGCGTCAGCTGCTCGCACTTGTTCACATCATGCTCAGCCGCGGTCTGGTAGCCGAAAGCGATCTCGTCAGCCGCATGCGTGCCGTTCGATCGCGGCTTGAAGAGGCTTAAGGCGGCATCTGAGGGGATGTTGAAGCCGCTGCCGCTTTTTGCCAAATGCTGCAGGCACGGTGCTCGGGGCACGGACGCGAAGTTTGCCTTGGCGTGCGCCGCACCCTATTTTCGGTCCGGTTCGGTTGAGGTGGAGGTCTTCCGATATTTTCAGACTGGAATCAGTGTCGACAGGACCGAACCAGCGCTTTCGATTCGACCAGGAGGCAACCGCGCTCTGCGCGAGCAGGGTTCCCAGATACGGACCGTTATCGCTTCCTAAGTTCACGCGCAGTGGGCTTCCAATACGGCGAAGGCCGAGGCCAATGGTTGAGCATGGGTCAGGACCGGCCCGACAGAAAAACAACAGGAATATTCGTAGAATCGGCGACAGTTACAAACTGGAGGAAAAGATGGTGAACAAGGCAGCAGTTTCAGGCATAGAGCGATCCGAGGCACAGGTTGGCTCTCGAATCAGAATAGGAACCGCGCAGAGCGCAATAGTTGCTGCAATGGTCGGGATCGCGCTCGGAGGCACAATCTTGTTTGTCGTCGGGTTTTCACATTCGGGTCTTCTCCATGCGGCCGCTCATGATGTCAGGCACGCCGCAGGGTTTCCCTGCCACTGATTGCCCGTGCTTTTTCGCATGGTCTCAACCGCGCTTCTGGCCGGCTTTCTAGCCGGCTTTTGCCTGTTTGTGATTCAGCGATCATCGACGCTGCCGCTGATTCACACTGCCGAGACATATGAAAAGGCCGGCAGTCTTGAATCTCGGTCTGACGCCTTCGCGAGCGAACCATTGCGCTCGATCTCGACCTTGCTGGGCGACGTGTTTGTGGCGGTCGGTTTCGGTTTGATCGTGACCGGAATCTACACAGTCAGTGGCAGCGACGGATGGGAGTTCGGTTTGCTTATTGGACTCGCGGGCTTCGTCACGTTCCATCTCGCTCCGGCCGTGGTTGTGCCTCCTGCCGTTCCGGGAATGGAGGTGGCGTCGCTGGCTATACGTCAAACCGGGTGGTTGGTGGCGGTGGCATCAGCCATGATAGGCATCACCCTGGTTTTTTGCCTATCGGGGTTGGCCAGGCTTTCTGGGCTCTTGTTCCTTGTTCTGCCTGGAGTCGTGTTTCGCCTTTTGGTCCCGATACCGGCACCAGGAACGCCGTTACATTCTCTGGCCCTTCTCAACCGCGCCTTCGTGACGCGTACTCTCGGAGTGATGTTGGTCTTTTGGCTGATTCTTGGAACCCTTTCCGGATATCTCTTCACGCGGGCGCAACGAAAGGCGGCGTTAGTCAACTGAAAACGGGAAGCAAACGACAAACTTTCAATTCGGCGACCGCACGAATCACACCGCCCAACGACCCGTCCTTGCTGAAAATTCCGTCGCAACGAAAACCTGGACTCGATGGTGGAGCTGGGAGCTACCAGCCAAGACCCGAGACACAATGCGCGGGCGAAAGCATCCCTTGTCGAGCGAGACCACGCCGGTCAGCTACTCCGAGGGTTGCTCTTGGAAATGTGCTGTTCCAACAAAGCTGCTGAGGAAAGATGCCGATGAACCTGCGACACTGGGTGTGTCGCGCACACAGTCCTAAGCAGGTTCGCAAACTAGAAAGCGAGTTGAGATGGGCGGAAAGCGCACCCGCTGAACGGAGGGCGGAGAGAAACCCAGCGAAATACCCGACGATACTGGCGATGGGCGATTCTCGGTCGCGCGGCCGGCCAACAACATCGGCAAACTGCAAGCCGCATCAGCGCAACAAATCGATCATTTCCTCGACTTTCGCTACCGCTTCGGCCGCGGGTTTTGGCTTCCCAATTTCAACGCCACACAAGCGCTCGAGCACACTGATCGGCTCATCTATGTGAGGCGGCTGAATCGGGTATCGGTCTAACGCATTTTCGAGGTTGTCGGTCACGCATATCGCTAGATATTCCATACGCCACAAGCCGAGCAGTTCTTGCATCAAAGGTCGCAGGCGCTTTGCCAAGCGCTTCGCTATATCTGGATTGTCCAACGCGCGGACGACGGGCCACAGCATTCGTTCGTAGTCACGGATAAACCACTTCACAGTGGCTTGTCCGCCCTCCGCCAGTTTTCGGTTTTGCAATTCCGCGTTACGAAGGTGGCGTAGAAGAAGCTGAAGTGCGCGGACAATTTCATCCCGGACGACCAAGGTGCGCTTCGCCCGTTCCTCTCGAATTGTTCGGTACGGACCGAACCAAAGAGCGACGAGCGCCGAGATGAGAGCCGAAACCAGTGCGGAGAGTAGGAGGGTCAGAACTTGAGAGCCGTCCATGCGTAATTCACCGAAGTGTCTGAAATTCTATTCGGGGCACGCCGGTCGTGTCGATCATCGGTATCCGACATTTGCCCGTCGAGTGACGGTCTGCTCACTGACTGTTCGTGAAGCCCCGTCACGCCGCCGCAATCGCGTGCTGCTCAAGCTCGCCTCGTTATTTTCGCCTGAAGGCCTGAGCCCTATGCCGTGAAAGAGGCTCCCACCTGCGACGTGGCCGGAGCTACGCCGGTAAGTTCGAGCGAGAACTTGGCGACCGAGCCACCCAAAATCGACGGGACCGGGTGCCCTGAGTGAGAGTGCCCTTCGACTCTGGCCTCGACATTTCCTCCTTGGGTTCTAATAGTTCCAGTCCAATAGAATGCCGAATCTCCACCAAAGAAGATGAGAGGAGGTCCTGACTTGGTGGCGAGGCGAGGTATGGTATCGGAGTCCATGCCGTCGAGCGAATAGGTGATGCCTTTTGCTGCGGTGGCGCTGAATGTGTCGGCGTTGGGGTATACGCTTGGGCTTGTCCATCCATGTGACCAGGTTCTCTCAGCTCGCCGTTCACTCGGTGCGCTTTCGGGGAACCGACGTAGATAGTTCTAGTCGGATCACAGTGGCCGGCGACAAGAGCTTCGATAACGCGGAATTCGTGGCAGGCTGCCCTGCACTCGCTGTCAATCCCCACGCAGCACAGAATGTTGGCGGCCGGCGTGGACTCAGATTTCCGAATCTCTCCATCCAAGTGTGATAGAATCAGCGCGCGTCTATGATTTCATGAGCTTCAGGATGCGAGGCCAACGGCAAATCAAATTCGTTTCGTTGGTAGCGGTCGTCACCGTCGTCCTGGCGACTTCTATTCGAGTCTCGGCGCAGGTGAAGCCCGGCGATTTCATCACGGCCGACAATGCATCGGTCGTTAAGGACCTGCTCGCACCGGGGGTGTACTGGCGCGTCCAGCATGGAATGACGATGAAGATCGTGCCGACGGAACGAATCGATTGGCCGCCGCCGTATAGGGAAGCGACCGAGAAATACTCGGCACAGGTGACGGTCTCGGCTGATCATCGGAGCCTCGTCGGCTACGTGGCGGGGCAGCCGTTTCCGTTGGTCGATCCAAATGACCCCTACGCCGCAGTCAAGATCATGTGGAACAACTCGTTCCGGCCAATGTACACCGACGATCTCGACGCGCGCTTCTTCGGCTGTCACGGACGCTTCGAGGAACGCGAGAGGAAAGAGCACGAAGTCGAGTACGAAGAGATCGGCCACTATCTGCTCTATAACGAGGTCGGTCGAACGGAAATAGAGCCCCTGCCCTTCGATCCTGATTTCAAATCCACCGGGCGCTACTTCATGACCGCGCTGTATCCGGTACTCGCGCCTGCCGAGATTCGCGGCCAGGCTTTTCTTCGGTTTCGCTATGCTGACCCGAACCGGGGCGATGACGCATGGTTCTGGAGGCCAGGTTCGCGCAGGTTGCGCCGCCAGAATGAGGCGGCGCTGGGCAGCTCGCAGGGCGTCGAGCAGTTCTACCCGGACGACTACGAAGGTTTCAGCGCCAAGAATGAGAATTACGACTGGAAATTTCTCGGCGAGAAAACGATGCTGGGTGCGATCAACGTCGAACATGTTCCGGGCATTCCGTGCCCGACCGATGGGCATGCCAGCGTCTGCCCGGAACGATGGCAGCTGCGCCGCATGTTCGTTGTCGAAGGCACACCACGCCGCAGCCGCGTTCCGGAGGAGCTCTACTCAAAACACATCGTGTATATCGACGCGGAAGCATGGGTGGTACTGGCTCACGACGCGTACAGCCGCAAGGGCGAACTCTTCAAAAGCTTCGCGAATTGGCTGACGTATCGTGATCGTCCGGTACCTGATGCGCGCGTCGCAATTTACCCGTTCAAACGCCTGTTCGAGATTGCGGAGACTA
Encoded here:
- the scnC gene encoding thiocyanate hydrolase subunit gamma; amino-acid sequence: MSHKHTPGKGDADQPHAAPMVEEITDFEVLEIAVRELAIEHGLFAAEDHRRFTEWTESIEPAAGSRLVAKAWTDPAFKARVMEDAVKACKEISIDWAEPTGFGTPSDYMNLRVLEDTPTLHHVIVCTLCSCYPRPLLGMSPEWYRTTNYRRRLVRWPRQVLAEFGLVLPPEVEVRVEDSNQKCRFMVLPVRPEGTENWTEGQLAEIVTRDCMIGVALPRPGRTADVHPVQKARRPVQGSTHSGETTHEREE
- a CDS encoding CbtA family protein, whose translation is MVSTALLAGFLAGFCLFVIQRSSTLPLIHTAETYEKAGSLESRSDAFASEPLRSISTLLGDVFVAVGFGLIVTGIYTVSGSDGWEFGLLIGLAGFVTFHLAPAVVVPPAVPGMEVASLAIRQTGWLVAVASAMIGITLVFCLSGLARLSGLLFLVLPGVVFRLLVPIPAPGTPLHSLALLNRAFVTRTLGVMLVFWLILGTLSGYLFTRAQRKAALVN
- a CDS encoding CbtB domain-containing protein; the protein is MVNKAAVSGIERSEAQVGSRIRIGTAQSAIVAAMVGIALGGTILFVVGFSHSGLLHAAAHDVRHAAGFPCH
- a CDS encoding DUF1329 domain-containing protein; the encoded protein is MRGQRQIKFVSLVAVVTVVLATSIRVSAQVKPGDFITADNASVVKDLLAPGVYWRVQHGMTMKIVPTERIDWPPPYREATEKYSAQVTVSADHRSLVGYVAGQPFPLVDPNDPYAAVKIMWNNSFRPMYTDDLDARFFGCHGRFEERERKEHEVEYEEIGHYLLYNEVGRTEIEPLPFDPDFKSTGRYFMTALYPVLAPAEIRGQAFLRFRYADPNRGDDAWFWRPGSRRLRRQNEAALGSSQGVEQFYPDDYEGFSAKNENYDWKFLGEKTMLGAINVEHVPGIPCPTDGHASVCPERWQLRRMFVVEGTPRRSRVPEELYSKHIVYIDAEAWVVLAHDAYSRKGELFKSFANWLTYRDRPVPDARVAIYPFKRLFEIAETTTDVQSGLAETCFLPSPDTTEKETWYINMGAANKTMFTLQAVVNAAH
- a CDS encoding SH3-like domain-containing protein, which produces MPKSKPLKKSQNTASKARFKVGDRVRVKDMPNLFYTRTQMYVRGVVGTVAACTYKDITPEDEAFNRDGRLEQYYIVRFRQKDLWPEYPFDNDTVQTESPERWLEPGDN